In one window of Agromyces badenianii DNA:
- the rpoB gene encoding DNA-directed RNA polymerase subunit beta, whose amino-acid sequence MAAARNATTPTPKNGRGASRLSFAKVTDTLTVPDLLALQTESFDWLVGNEAWKSRLADGKAAGRQDLPETTGLEEIFEEISPIEDLGETMQLSFTNPELEPPKYTIDECKEKSKTYSAPLYVNAEFMNHLTGEIKTQTVFMGDFPLMTPKGTFVINGTERVVVSQLVRSPGVYFERTPEKTSDKDIYSARVIPSRGAWLEFEIDKRDQVGVRIDRKRKQSVTVFLKALGLTSEEILEEFAGYESIALTLEKDNILTKEEALKDIYRKLRPGEQVAAEAARALLDNFYFNPKRYDLAKVGRYKINNKLGLEAPLTDSVLTVQDIVATIKYLVALHDERTTLPGRRAGKAVELRLDVDDIDNFGNRRIRAVGELIQNQVRTGLSRMERVVRERMTTQDIEAITPQTLINVRPVVAAIKEFFGTSQLSQFMDQNNPLAGLTHKRRLSALGPGGLSRDRAGVEVRDVHPSHYGRMCPIETPEGPNIGLIGSLASFARINSFGFIETPYRKVEAGRVTEQIDYLTAMEEEEYIVAQANAPLTKDSHFAEERVLARKKGGEVDLFPAEQIGYMDVSPRQMVSVGTSLIPFLEHDDANRALMGANMQRQAVPLLRSDSPFVGTGMEGYAAIDAGDVVTADKAGVVTEVSADSVTVQLDEGGTQTYFLRKFDRSNQGTSYNNRVLVNTGDRVEAGEVVADGPATDNGELALGKNLLVAFMPWEGHNFEDAIILSQNLVKDDVLSSIHIEEYEVDARDTKLGKEEITRDLPNVSPDLLADLDERGIIRIGAEVRPGDILVGKVTPKGETELSAEERLLRAIFNEKSREVRDTSLKVPHGEQGTIIAVKVFDSQDGDDELGSGVNQRVVVYIAQKRKITEGDKLAGRHGNKGVISKILPVEDMPFLADGTPVDVILNPLGIPGRMNFGQVLETHLGWVAKQGWKVEGNPSWAKKLPKEAHEAAPGTKVATPVFDGALEEEIAGLLDSTLPNRDGERLIDSSGKTQLFDGRSGEPFPYPVSVGYMYILKLHHLVDDKIHARSTGPYSMITQQPLGGKAQFGGQRFGEMEVWALQAYGAAYALQELLTIKSDDILGRVKVYEAIVKGENIQEPGIPESFKVLMKEMQSLCLNVEVLSADGTAVSLRDTDDEAFRAAEELGINISARFESSNIDEI is encoded by the coding sequence TTGGCTGCTGCGCGCAACGCAACCACGCCCACTCCCAAGAACGGACGCGGTGCAAGCCGTCTCTCGTTCGCCAAGGTCACAGATACCCTCACGGTACCCGACCTGCTGGCTCTTCAGACTGAGAGCTTCGACTGGCTCGTCGGCAACGAGGCATGGAAGTCACGCCTCGCCGATGGCAAGGCGGCCGGTCGTCAAGACCTGCCCGAGACCACCGGTCTCGAGGAGATCTTCGAGGAGATCTCGCCGATCGAAGACCTCGGCGAGACCATGCAGCTCTCGTTCACCAACCCTGAGCTCGAGCCTCCGAAGTACACGATCGACGAGTGCAAGGAGAAGTCCAAGACCTACTCCGCACCGCTGTACGTGAACGCGGAGTTCATGAACCACCTCACGGGTGAGATCAAGACGCAGACCGTCTTCATGGGCGACTTCCCGCTGATGACCCCCAAGGGCACCTTCGTGATCAACGGCACCGAGCGTGTCGTCGTCTCGCAGCTCGTGCGTTCGCCGGGCGTCTACTTCGAGCGCACCCCCGAGAAGACCTCCGACAAGGACATCTACTCGGCTCGCGTCATCCCGAGCCGCGGTGCCTGGCTCGAGTTCGAGATCGACAAGCGCGACCAGGTCGGCGTTCGCATCGACCGCAAGCGCAAGCAGTCGGTCACCGTGTTCCTCAAGGCCCTCGGCCTGACCTCCGAGGAGATCCTCGAGGAGTTCGCCGGATACGAGTCGATCGCCCTCACCCTCGAGAAGGACAACATCCTCACGAAGGAAGAGGCGCTCAAGGACATCTACCGCAAGCTCCGTCCGGGCGAGCAGGTCGCCGCCGAGGCCGCGCGTGCGCTCCTCGACAACTTCTACTTCAACCCGAAGCGCTACGACCTCGCCAAGGTCGGCCGGTACAAGATCAACAACAAGCTCGGGCTCGAGGCTCCCCTCACCGACTCGGTGCTGACGGTCCAAGACATCGTCGCCACGATCAAGTACCTGGTCGCCCTGCACGACGAGCGCACCACCCTGCCCGGCCGCCGCGCCGGCAAGGCGGTCGAGCTGCGCCTCGACGTCGACGACATCGACAACTTCGGCAACCGCCGCATCCGTGCGGTGGGCGAGCTCATCCAGAACCAGGTGCGCACCGGCCTCAGCCGCATGGAGCGCGTCGTCCGCGAGCGCATGACCACGCAGGACATCGAGGCGATCACCCCGCAGACCCTGATCAACGTGCGACCCGTCGTCGCGGCGATCAAGGAGTTCTTCGGCACCTCGCAGCTGTCGCAGTTCATGGACCAGAACAACCCGCTCGCGGGCCTGACCCACAAGCGCCGCCTTTCGGCGCTCGGCCCCGGCGGTCTCTCGCGTGACCGCGCGGGCGTCGAGGTTCGTGACGTCCACCCCTCGCACTACGGCCGCATGTGCCCGATCGAGACCCCGGAAGGCCCGAACATCGGCCTCATCGGTTCGCTCGCGTCGTTCGCGCGCATCAACTCGTTCGGCTTCATCGAGACGCCGTACCGCAAGGTCGAGGCCGGCAGGGTCACCGAGCAGATCGACTACCTCACCGCCATGGAAGAAGAGGAGTACATCGTCGCGCAGGCCAACGCCCCGCTGACGAAGGACTCGCACTTCGCCGAAGAGCGCGTGCTCGCCCGCAAGAAGGGCGGCGAGGTCGACCTGTTCCCCGCCGAGCAGATCGGCTACATGGACGTCTCGCCGCGCCAGATGGTCTCGGTCGGCACCTCGCTCATCCCGTTCCTCGAGCACGACGACGCGAACCGCGCCCTCATGGGTGCGAACATGCAGCGTCAGGCGGTGCCGCTGCTGCGCAGCGACTCGCCGTTCGTCGGCACCGGCATGGAGGGCTACGCCGCGATCGACGCGGGTGACGTGGTCACCGCCGACAAGGCGGGCGTCGTCACCGAGGTCTCGGCCGACTCGGTCACCGTGCAGCTCGACGAGGGCGGCACGCAGACCTACTTCCTGCGCAAGTTCGACCGCTCCAACCAGGGCACCTCGTACAACAACCGCGTGCTCGTGAACACGGGCGACCGCGTCGAGGCCGGCGAGGTCGTGGCCGACGGTCCTGCGACCGACAACGGCGAACTCGCCCTCGGAAAGAACCTCCTCGTGGCGTTCATGCCGTGGGAGGGTCACAACTTCGAGGACGCGATCATCCTCAGCCAGAACCTCGTGAAAGACGACGTGCTCTCGTCGATCCACATCGAGGAGTACGAGGTCGACGCCCGCGACACGAAGCTCGGCAAGGAGGAGATCACCCGTGATCTCCCGAACGTCAGCCCCGACCTGCTGGCCGACCTCGACGAGCGCGGCATCATCCGCATCGGTGCAGAGGTGCGCCCCGGCGACATCCTCGTCGGCAAGGTCACGCCGAAGGGCGAGACCGAGCTCTCCGCTGAGGAGCGCCTGCTCCGTGCCATCTTCAACGAGAAGAGCCGCGAGGTTCGCGACACCTCGCTGAAGGTGCCCCACGGTGAGCAGGGCACGATCATCGCCGTCAAGGTGTTCGACTCGCAAGACGGCGACGACGAGCTCGGCTCGGGCGTCAACCAGCGCGTGGTCGTCTACATCGCCCAGAAGCGCAAGATCACCGAGGGCGACAAGCTCGCCGGCCGCCACGGCAACAAGGGCGTCATCTCGAAGATCCTGCCGGTCGAGGACATGCCGTTCCTCGCCGACGGCACTCCCGTCGACGTCATCCTGAACCCGCTCGGCATCCCCGGCCGCATGAACTTCGGCCAGGTGCTGGAGACCCACCTCGGATGGGTCGCCAAGCAGGGCTGGAAGGTCGAGGGCAACCCGTCGTGGGCCAAGAAGCTCCCGAAGGAAGCGCACGAGGCCGCGCCCGGCACCAAGGTCGCGACCCCGGTGTTCGACGGCGCGCTCGAGGAGGAGATCGCGGGTCTGCTCGACTCGACGCTCCCCAACCGCGACGGCGAGCGGCTCATCGATTCGAGCGGCAAGACGCAGCTCTTCGACGGTCGTTCCGGCGAGCCCTTCCCGTACCCGGTCTCGGTCGGCTACATGTACATCCTGAAGCTGCACCACCTCGTCGACGACAAGATCCACGCGCGTTCGACGGGCCCGTACTCGATGATCACCCAGCAGCCGCTCGGTGGTAAGGCGCAGTTCGGTGGCCAGCGATTCGGTGAGATGGAGGTCTGGGCGCTCCAGGCCTACGGCGCCGCATACGCGCTCCAGGAGCTCCTGACGATCAAGTCCGACGACATCCTCGGCCGCGTGAAGGTCTACGAGGCGATCGTCAAGGGCGAGAACATCCAGGAGCCCGGCATCCCCGAGTCGTTCAAGGTGCTCATGAAGGAGATGCAGTCGCTCTGCCTGAACGTCGAGGTGCTCTCGGCCGACGGCACCGCGGTCTCGCTCCGCGACACCGACGACGAGGCCTTCCGCGCTGCGGAAGAGCTCGGCATCAACATCTCCGCGCGCTTCGAGTCGTCGAACATCGACGAGATCTAA
- the rpoC gene encoding DNA-directed RNA polymerase subunit beta' encodes MLDATTFDELRIGLATAEDIRKWSYGEVKKPETINYRTLKPEKDGLFGEQIFGPSRDWECACGKYKRVRFKGIVCERCGVEVTKSSVRRERMGHIELAAPVTHIWYFKGVPSRLGYLLDMAPKDLEKVIYFAAYMVIDVDDEGRHADMPGLENELRLEIKTIGDQRDARIAELMKRKESELEQLEAEGAKSDQKKRAEAAADKEMTQVRKSGDEQIAHLERVWEDFRTLKVGDLKPEDSVFHELQDRFGMYFDAYMGAEAIKKRLEAFDLAAEAEDLRLQIAEGKGQKKIRAIKRLRVVSSFLQTGNSPAAMVLDVVPVIPPELRPMVQLDGGRFATSDLNDLYRRVINRNNRLRRLLDLGAPEIIVNNEKRMLQEAVDALFDNGRRGRPVTGTGNRALKSLSDMLKGKQGRFRQNLLGKRVDYSGRSVIVVGPQLKLHQCGLPKQMALELFKPFVIKRLIDLSHAQNIKAAKRMVERSRPQVWDVLEEIIRERPVLLNRAPTLHRLGIQAFEPQLVEGKAIQLHPLVCAAFNADFDGDQMAVHLPLSVEAQAEARILMLASNNILKPSDGRPVTLPTQDMIIGLHHLTTGKPGAAGEGRAFSSIAEAILAFDQNRPGEIALDLGATVKIRLEGLHFAEGETPENFVPGKPYLLETTLGRALFNEALPVDYPYVNAQAGKSQISEIVNDLAERYPKTEVAATLDRIKDAGFRWATRSGVTVALSDILTPPNKGEIVSKYEKQAAKVQGQFEKGLTTDLERRQELIQIWTKATDEVAKAMQENFPTDNTINRMVTSGARGNWLQVRNIAGMRGLVNNPKGEIIPRPIISSYREGLSVAEYFIATHGARKGLADTALRTADSGYLTRRLVDVSQDVIIREDDCGTTKGLELPIATTDASGALVRDPNVENAVYARSLAADAVSAKGEVVAEGGSDVGDVLINELIAAGVETIKVRSVLTCESAVGVCAKCYGRSLATGKLVDIGEAVGIIAAQSIGEPGTQLTMRTFHTGGSASADDITQGLPRVQELFEARTPKGASPIVEAPGRITIDETDKQRKVILTPDNGDEPIAYNVLKRSTLLVEDGQHVELGQQLIVGTVDPKEVLRVKGVREVQKHLVNGVQDVYRSQGVPIHDKHIEVIVRQMLRKVTVVDHGDTDLLPGELVDRLKYNDINRTALTEGKKTASARQEVMGITKASLATESWLSAASFQETTRVLTQAAMEGKSDPLVGLKENVIIGKLIPAGTGLGKYRNVAVEATEEAKAERYPNRIFTDDAAFTEGDLSFVDFDAFSSDDFTPGNYS; translated from the coding sequence TTGCTCGACGCAACGACTTTTGACGAGCTTCGCATCGGCCTGGCCACCGCAGAGGACATCCGCAAGTGGTCCTACGGTGAGGTCAAGAAGCCCGAAACCATCAACTACCGCACCCTGAAGCCCGAGAAGGACGGTCTGTTCGGTGAGCAGATCTTCGGCCCGAGCCGCGACTGGGAGTGCGCCTGCGGCAAGTACAAGCGGGTGCGCTTCAAGGGCATCGTCTGCGAGCGCTGCGGCGTGGAGGTCACCAAGTCCTCCGTCCGCCGTGAGCGCATGGGCCACATCGAGCTCGCCGCGCCGGTCACGCACATCTGGTACTTCAAGGGTGTGCCGAGCCGTCTCGGCTACCTGCTCGACATGGCGCCGAAAGACCTCGAGAAGGTCATCTACTTCGCCGCGTACATGGTCATCGACGTCGACGACGAGGGTCGTCACGCCGACATGCCCGGCCTCGAGAACGAGCTCCGGCTCGAGATCAAGACCATCGGCGACCAGCGCGACGCCCGCATCGCCGAGCTCATGAAGCGCAAGGAGTCCGAGCTCGAGCAGCTCGAGGCCGAAGGCGCCAAGAGCGACCAGAAGAAGCGCGCAGAGGCCGCAGCCGACAAGGAGATGACGCAGGTCCGCAAGTCGGGAGACGAGCAGATCGCGCACCTCGAGCGCGTGTGGGAGGACTTCCGCACCCTCAAGGTCGGCGACCTCAAGCCCGAGGACTCGGTGTTCCACGAGCTCCAAGACCGCTTCGGCATGTACTTCGACGCCTACATGGGCGCCGAGGCCATCAAGAAGCGCCTCGAGGCCTTCGACCTGGCCGCCGAGGCGGAAGACCTGCGCCTGCAGATCGCCGAGGGCAAGGGCCAGAAGAAGATCCGCGCGATCAAGCGCCTGCGCGTCGTCAGCTCCTTCCTGCAGACCGGCAACTCGCCGGCCGCGATGGTGCTCGACGTCGTGCCGGTCATCCCGCCCGAGCTCCGCCCGATGGTGCAGCTCGACGGTGGCCGCTTCGCGACCTCCGACCTCAACGACCTCTACCGTCGTGTGATCAACCGCAACAACCGTCTTCGTCGTCTGCTCGACCTCGGTGCTCCTGAGATCATCGTCAACAACGAGAAGCGGATGCTGCAGGAGGCCGTCGACGCACTGTTCGACAACGGCCGTCGCGGTCGTCCCGTCACCGGCACCGGCAACCGCGCCCTGAAGTCCCTGAGCGACATGCTCAAGGGAAAGCAGGGTCGCTTCCGCCAGAACCTGCTCGGCAAGCGCGTCGACTACTCGGGCCGTTCGGTCATCGTCGTCGGCCCGCAGCTGAAGCTGCACCAGTGCGGTCTGCCCAAGCAGATGGCGCTCGAGCTCTTCAAGCCGTTCGTCATCAAGCGCCTGATCGACCTGAGCCACGCTCAGAACATCAAGGCCGCCAAGCGCATGGTCGAGCGTTCGCGTCCGCAGGTCTGGGACGTGCTCGAGGAGATCATCCGCGAGCGCCCGGTGCTGCTGAACCGTGCACCGACGCTGCACCGCCTCGGCATCCAGGCGTTCGAGCCGCAGCTCGTCGAGGGCAAGGCGATCCAGCTCCACCCGCTCGTGTGTGCTGCGTTCAACGCGGACTTCGACGGCGACCAGATGGCCGTGCACCTTCCCCTCTCGGTGGAGGCGCAGGCCGAGGCCCGCATCCTGATGCTCGCCTCGAACAACATCCTGAAGCCGTCCGACGGCCGCCCGGTGACCCTGCCCACGCAGGACATGATCATCGGCCTGCACCACCTGACGACGGGCAAGCCCGGCGCAGCGGGTGAGGGTCGTGCATTCTCGTCGATCGCCGAGGCCATCCTCGCGTTCGACCAGAACCGTCCGGGCGAGATCGCGCTCGACCTCGGTGCCACGGTGAAGATCCGCCTCGAGGGGCTGCACTTCGCCGAGGGCGAGACCCCCGAGAACTTCGTGCCGGGCAAGCCCTACCTGCTCGAGACGACCCTCGGGCGTGCGCTCTTCAACGAGGCGCTGCCGGTGGACTACCCCTACGTGAACGCGCAGGCGGGCAAGTCGCAGATCTCCGAGATCGTCAACGACCTCGCCGAGCGCTACCCGAAGACCGAGGTCGCCGCGACCCTCGACCGGATCAAGGACGCCGGCTTCCGCTGGGCGACCCGTTCGGGCGTGACCGTCGCGCTCTCCGACATCCTGACGCCGCCCAACAAGGGCGAGATCGTCTCGAAGTACGAGAAGCAGGCCGCCAAGGTCCAGGGCCAGTTCGAGAAGGGTCTGACCACCGACCTCGAGCGTCGCCAGGAGCTCATCCAGATCTGGACCAAGGCCACCGACGAGGTCGCCAAGGCCATGCAGGAGAACTTCCCGACCGACAACACCATCAACCGCATGGTGACGTCGGGCGCTCGTGGTAACTGGCTGCAGGTGCGCAACATCGCCGGCATGCGAGGCCTCGTGAACAACCCGAAGGGTGAGATCATCCCTCGCCCGATCATCTCGAGCTACCGCGAGGGCCTCTCGGTCGCCGAGTACTTCATCGCGACCCACGGTGCCCGCAAGGGTCTGGCCGACACGGCCCTCCGTACGGCCGACTCGGGCTACCTCACGCGTCGTCTCGTCGACGTCTCGCAAGATGTGATCATCCGCGAAGACGACTGCGGCACGACCAAGGGACTCGAGCTGCCGATCGCGACGACGGATGCCTCGGGGGCGCTCGTGCGCGACCCGAACGTCGAGAACGCGGTCTACGCCCGCAGCCTCGCCGCCGACGCGGTCAGCGCCAAGGGCGAGGTCGTGGCCGAGGGCGGCTCCGACGTCGGCGACGTGCTCATCAACGAGCTCATCGCCGCGGGCGTCGAGACGATCAAGGTGCGCTCCGTGCTCACCTGCGAGTCCGCCGTCGGTGTCTGCGCGAAGTGCTACGGCCGTTCGCTCGCGACCGGCAAGCTCGTCGACATCGGCGAGGCCGTCGGCATCATCGCGGCCCAGTCGATCGGTGAGCCCGGCACGCAGCTGACGATGCGTACCTTCCACACCGGTGGTTCGGCCTCGGCCGACGACATCACGCAGGGTCTGCCCCGCGTGCAGGAGCTCTTCGAGGCGCGTACCCCCAAGGGTGCGTCGCCCATCGTCGAGGCCCCGGGTCGCATCACGATCGACGAGACCGACAAGCAGCGCAAGGTCATCCTCACGCCCGACAACGGCGACGAGCCGATCGCGTACAACGTGCTCAAGCGTTCGACCCTCCTGGTCGAAGACGGACAGCACGTCGAGCTCGGCCAGCAGCTGATCGTCGGCACCGTCGACCCGAAGGAGGTCCTCCGGGTCAAGGGTGTGCGCGAAGTGCAGAAGCACCTCGTCAACGGCGTGCAGGACGTCTACCGTTCGCAGGGTGTGCCGATCCACGACAAGCACATCGAGGTCATCGTGCGCCAGATGCTGCGCAAGGTCACCGTCGTCGACCACGGCGACACCGACCTGCTGCCCGGTGAGCTCGTCGACCGCCTGAAGTACAACGACATCAACCGCACTGCGCTGACCGAGGGCAAGAAGACCGCCTCGGCCCGCCAGGAGGTCATGGGTATCACCAAGGCCTCGCTCGCGACCGAGTCGTGGCTGTCGGCCGCGTCGTTCCAGGAGACGACCCGCGTGCTCACGCAGGCCGCCATGGAGGGCAAGTCCGACCCGCTCGTCGGGCTCAAGGAGAACGTCATCATCGGAAAGCTCATCCCGGCGGGTACCGGCCTCGGCAAGTACCGCAACGTCGCTGTGGAGGCAACGGAGGAGGCGAAGGCGGAGCGCTACCCGAACCGCATCTTCACCGACGACGCGGCGTTCACCGAGGGAGACCTGAGCTTCGTCGACTTCGACGCGTTCTCGAGCGACGACTTCACCCCCGGCAACTACAGCTAG
- a CDS encoding spermidine/putrescine ABC transporter substrate-binding protein has protein sequence MTEAAGRRAFAGGSVTRDGRSAIVNVMQGSIEARVSHEVDRWLAWLPRWRPGTHRARVRLCTRCFGSPILAAAGLDVDVPHPVQHAFSMRMKGIIDVAVDDYTERNLPMLHREIRLAEERKARRPYRAGEGLDPEFLGLDLDPEPLPDQPFLFTLSGLEADAAAEALEPAPRPFTMEEKEALREEVRLADEFAKQLGRRICVELAQHRGRIGDAVTEFVEPQVEDLLADLERELDAPGWAG, from the coding sequence GTGACGGAAGCCGCCGGTCGGCGCGCCTTCGCCGGCGGTTCGGTGACGCGCGACGGGCGCAGCGCTATCGTGAACGTGATGCAGGGTTCGATCGAGGCCAGGGTGAGCCACGAGGTCGACCGGTGGCTGGCGTGGCTGCCCCGGTGGCGACCCGGCACGCATCGCGCCCGCGTGCGCCTCTGCACGCGGTGCTTCGGCTCACCGATCCTCGCCGCGGCCGGTCTCGACGTCGACGTGCCGCACCCCGTGCAGCATGCCTTCTCGATGCGCATGAAGGGCATCATCGACGTCGCGGTCGACGACTACACCGAGCGCAACCTGCCGATGCTGCACCGTGAGATCCGGCTCGCCGAAGAGCGCAAGGCACGGCGGCCGTATCGCGCGGGGGAGGGGCTCGACCCCGAGTTCCTCGGACTCGACCTCGATCCCGAGCCGTTGCCCGACCAGCCCTTCCTGTTCACGCTGAGCGGCCTCGAAGCGGATGCCGCTGCCGAGGCCCTCGAACCGGCACCGCGGCCCTTCACGATGGAGGAGAAGGAGGCGCTCCGTGAAGAGGTGCGCCTCGCCGACGAGTTCGCCAAGCAGCTCGGTCGCCGCATCTGCGTCGAGCTCGCCCAGCACCGCGGGCGCATCGGCGACGCGGTCACCGAGTTCGTCGAACCGCAGGTCGAAGACCTCCTCGCCGACCTCGAGCGCGAGCTCGACGCCCCCGGCTGGGCCGGCTGA
- a CDS encoding DUF6121 family protein has protein sequence MDPRRTAWIVASFAAALDLALVVCAYGFVSLLGGIEVIADPAAGRFVAPAAVGASVVALLLTLAGTLRRPDRMSPSVVVSAACTWLAAVVVAIIGYAIASASSTLLAALLFGLGFGIGWFGLLIPALAALTASFAVLVARGRDAGMARPRWPWERDEDE, from the coding sequence ATGGACCCCCGCCGCACGGCATGGATCGTCGCCTCGTTCGCCGCCGCGCTCGATCTCGCGCTCGTCGTCTGCGCGTACGGGTTCGTCAGCCTGCTGGGCGGCATCGAGGTGATCGCCGACCCCGCGGCCGGGCGCTTCGTGGCACCGGCGGCGGTCGGGGCATCCGTCGTCGCCCTGCTGCTGACCCTTGCCGGCACATTGCGCCGACCCGATCGGATGTCGCCGAGCGTCGTGGTCTCCGCGGCCTGCACGTGGCTCGCCGCGGTCGTGGTCGCGATCATCGGGTATGCGATCGCGAGCGCTTCGAGCACGTTGCTGGCGGCGCTCCTGTTCGGACTGGGCTTCGGCATCGGCTGGTTCGGCCTGCTCATTCCGGCGCTCGCCGCGCTGACGGCCTCGTTCGCAGTGCTCGTCGCACGCGGCCGTGACGCCGGCATGGCGCGGCCGCGCTGGCCGTGGGAGCGCGACGAAGACGAGTGA